A genome region from Solanum pennellii chromosome 12, SPENNV200 includes the following:
- the LOC107005640 gene encoding hydroxymethylglutaryl-CoA synthase-like, giving the protein MATQRKNVGILAMEIYFPPTCIQQETLEAHDGASKGKYTIGLGQDCMGFCTEVEDVISMSLTAVTSLLEKYAIDPKQVGRLEVGSETVIDKSKSIKTFLMQIFEKCGNTDIEGVDSTNACYGGTAALFNCVNWVESASWDGRYGLVVCTDSAVYAEGPARPTGGAAAIAMLIGPDAPIVFESKIRASHMAHVYDFYKPILDSEYPVVDGKLSQTCYLVALDSCYKILCNKYEKLEGKRFSIADAAYFVFHSPYNKLVQKSFARLVFNDFTRNASSIDESAKEKLAPFSCLSHDESYQSRDLEKASQQVAKPFYDEKVQPTTLIPKQVGNMYTASLYAAFASLLHNKHKTLAGQRVVLFSYGSGSTATMFSLKLNEGQHPFSLSNIASVMNVEEKLESRNELTPEKFVEIMKLMEHRYGAKDFVTSKDCSLLAPGTYYLTEVDSKYRRFYAKKAAENGLANGH; this is encoded by the exons aTGGCAACTCAACGGAAGAATGTCGGAATCCTCGCCATGGAAATTTACTTTCCTCCTACTTGCATTCAACAG GAAACGTTGGAAGCTCATGATGGAGCAAGCAAAGGGAAATACACAATTGGTCTTGGACAAGATTGCATGGGATTTTGTACTGAGGTGGAAGATGTAATATCAATGAG TTTGACAGCTGTTACTTCTCTTCTCGAGAAGTATGCGATTGATCCAAAGCAAGTTGGTAGACTGGAAGTTGGAAGTGAGACTGTTATTGATAAAAGCAAATCTATCAAGACGTTCCTGATGCAAATATTTGAG AAATGTGGTAATACTGACATCGAAGGAGTTGACTCAACTAATGCATGCTATGGTGGAACTGCTGCATTATTCAACTGTGTGAATTGGGTGGAGAGTGCGTCATGGGATGGACGCTATGGACTTGTTGTATGCACAGATAGTGCG GTCTATGCTGAGGGACCTGCTAGGCCAACGGGAGGCGCAGCTGCCATTGCTATGCTAATTGGCCCTGATGCTCCTATTGTGTTTGAAAGCAAGATCAGGGCTAGTCATATGGCTCATGTCTATGATTTTTACAAGCCCATCCTAGACAGCGAATATCCA GTGGTTGATGGCAAGCTTTCACAAACTTGTTATCTTGTGGCACTTGATTCTTGCTATAAGATCTTATGCAACAA ATACGAGAAATTGGAAGGCAAACGATTCTCGATAGCTGATGCAGCTTACTTTGTGTTCCATTCACCGTATAACAAG CTTGTACAGAAGAGCTTCGCTCGGTTGGTATTCAATGACTTTACGAGGAATGCTAG CTCCATCGATGAATCTGCTAAAGAAAAGCTGGCCCCATTTTCGTGTCTAAGTCATGATGAAAGCTACCAAAGCCGTGATCTTGAGAAG GCATCCCAGCAAGTTGCAAAACCATTTTACGATGAGAAGGTGCAACCTACCACATTAATACCAAAACAAGTTGGCAACATGTATACTGCCTCTCTATATGCTGCTTTTGCATCACTCCTTCACAATAAACACAAAACACTG GCTGGACAACGGGTAGTTCTGTTCTCCTATGGTAGTGGATCAACCGCAACAATGTTCTCCCTCAAGCTTAATGAAGGTCAACATCCTTTTAGCTTGTCAAACATTGCAAGTGTGATGAATGTTGAAGAGAAATTGGAATCAAGAAACGAG TTGACTCCTGAAAAGTTCGTCGAAATTATGAAACTAATGGAGCATAGGTACGGGGCCAAGGACTTCGTTACGAGCAAGGATTGTAGCCTTCTAGCTCCAGGTACCTACTACCTTACAGAGGTTGATTCAAAGTATAGAAGATTTTATGCCAAGAAAGCTGCTGAGAATGGACTGGCCAATGGTCATTGA